From Gopherus flavomarginatus isolate rGopFla2 chromosome 16, rGopFla2.mat.asm, whole genome shotgun sequence, a single genomic window includes:
- the LOC127035672 gene encoding maestro heat-like repeat-containing protein family member 2B isoform X2 produces the protein MNLGSAEEELSCLCEELTTAPDPEALFQASSKMARVVSEYFPSEQATDFIETTMDSMLSANPTCATAAGLWMKIILKECGDAMLDQVPAILDIIYSHMSNIQEGSLRQFLLEAVPILAHQHLEAVISSLLSKRLPMDSDTTELWRSLGGDPLLATQVLQVLIEKIKTLTSQEGSVTSETETDRHLAVAEPLSATCAIFEVVSALQSSKAVQELLPELFPVLLQQVSRTLGQKMPLPVISSQESFQKDRQHTEGNPCRVLLRSELVTPEIIQSLLAWVNSPTENYRVTSTAFLAQLMSDPMLREKKFLKSVLRVLEERSQDRNSIVRQMAVRGLGNIVDGAPQKVKKHKKFLLDILIRALHDIFSSEVIGESMNALAKVLKTLKEKDIGSSFRDLTQQTRTYFDDEDDALRSVAFVLFGILAQLTKKKWKAYFTEQVRKSWVTLLLHLQDPNPQVSMKCRATFHLCFPFLGLKRLQHVINKHLDDTAKLNPTELQEDICRHLAKENLELLENLYKTTLTYFYSSWEGIRAAAAKLAGIILEHIDMHLMKWLYRGYLLMYLQVLEKDPSPTVQLVATEIISDIRSGGVLEK, from the exons ATGAACCTGGGGTCAGCGGAGGAGGAGCTGAGCTGTCTCTGTGAAGaactaacaacagctccagaccCTGAGGCTCTGTTTCAGGCATCTTCCAAAATGGCCAGG GTTGTTAGTGAGTACTTCCCTTCCGAACAGGCTACAGACTTTATTGAGACCACAATGGATAGTATGCTGTCTGCTAACCCCACCTGTGCCACGGCAGCTGGGCTATGGATGAAGATCATCCTAAAGGAGTGTGGAGATGCCATGCTGGACCAG GTGCCAGCTATCCTGGATATAATATATAGCCACATGTCTAATATCCAGGAGGGCAGCTTGAGGCAGTTCCTGCTGGAGGCAGTGCCCATTCTAGCTCACCAGCACCTAGAGGCAGTGATCTCCAGCCTCCTCAGCAAACGTCTGCCGATGGACAG TGACACCACTGAGCTGTGGAGATCTCTGGGGGGAGACCCCTTGCTTGCCACTCAAGTCCTACAGGTCCTAATAGAAAAAATAAAGACGTTAACAAGCCAAGAAGGAAGCGTCACCTCAGAGACTGAAACGGACAGGCATTTGGCAGTTGCTGAACCTCTCTCA GCAACATGTGCCATCTTTGAGGTGGTATCAGCACTGCAGTCGAGCAAAGCTGTgcaggagctgctcccagagttgTTTCCTGTTCTCCTGCAGCAGGTCAGCCGAACTTTAGGCCAAAAGATGCCTTTGCCAGTGATCAGCAGTCAGGAGTCATTCCAAAAAGACCGACAACATACTGAAGGCAACCCTTGCCG AGTTCTGCTAAGATCTGAACTAGTAACACCTGAGATCATCCAGAGCCTCCTCGCCTGGGTGAATTCCCCGACAGAAAACTATCGAGTCACCAGCACAGCTTTCCTTGCCCAG CTAATGAGTGATCCCATGCTCAGGGAGAAGAAGTTCCTTAAGAGTGTCTTACGCGTCTTGGAAGAAAGGTCACAGGATAGGAACAGCATTGTCCGTCAGATGGCTGTAAGAGGCCTAGGAAATATAGTCGATGGGGCGCCTCAGAAG GTGAAAAAGCACAAGAAGTTTCTTCTGGACATACTGATCCGGGCCTTACATGACATTTTCAGTTCTGAAGTCATTGGCGAGAGCATGAATGCACTGGCCAAAGTCCTGAAGACGCTGAAAGAGAAGGACATCGGTTCTTCCTTCAGAGACCTCACCCAACAGACCCGGACCTACTTTGACGAT GAGGATGATGCTCTTCGCTCAGTGGCCTTTGTCCTATTTGGCATCCTGGCTCAGTTgacaaagaaaaaatggaaggCCTATTTCACCGAGCAGGTTCGAAAGAGCTGGGTCACGCTTCTGCTGCACCTGCAAGACCCAAACCCCCAGGTTTCAATG AAATGCAGAGCTACATTTCACCTCTGTTTCCCGTTTTTGGGACTGAAGAGACTCCAACATGTGATTAATAAGCACCTTGATGACACAGCCAAGCTGAATCCTACAGAACTCCAGGAGGACATTTGCAGACACCTT GCCAAAGAGAATTTAGAACTGCTGGAGAACTTATACAAAACCACCCTCACGTACTTCTACAGCAGCTGGGAAGGGATCCGGGCAGCTGCCGCCAAGTTAGCTG GCATCATCCTGGAACACATAGACATGCACCTTATGAAGTGGCTGTACCGGGGATATCTGCTGATGT ATCTCCAGGTCCTAGAGAAAGATCCAAGTCCCACTGTCCAGCTGGTGGCAACTGAGATCATAAGTGACATCCGTTCTGGTGGAGTGCTTGAGAAATGA
- the LOC127035672 gene encoding maestro heat-like repeat-containing protein family member 2B isoform X3 — protein sequence MNLGSAEEELSCLCEELTTAPDPEALFQASSKMARVVSEYFPSEQATDFIETTMDSMLSANPTCATAAGLWMKIILKECGDAMLDQVPAILDIIYSHMSNIQEGSLRQFLLEAVPILAHQHLEAVISSLLSKRLPMDSDTTELWRSLGGDPLLATQVLQVLIEKIKTLTSQEGSVTSETETDRHLAVAEPLSATCAIFEVVSALQSSKAVQELLPELFPVLLQQVSRTLGQKMPLPVISSQESFQKDRQHTEGNPCRFSVQAFESMLSKVGNVRLMRELREQGTWILLENPQTHYEGVCLLVRVLLRSELVTPEIIQSLLAWVNSPTENYRVTSTAFLAQLMSDPMLREKKFLKSVLRVLEERSQDRNSIVRQMAVRGLGNIVDGAPQKVKKHKKFLLDILIRALHDIFSSEVIGESMNALAKVLKTLKEKDIGSSFRDLTQQTRTYFDDEDDALRSVAFVLFGILAQLTKKKWKAYFTEQVRKSWVTLLLHLQDPNPQVSMKCRATFHLCFPFLGLKRLQHVINKHLDDTAKLNPTELQEDICRHLASSWNT from the exons ATGAACCTGGGGTCAGCGGAGGAGGAGCTGAGCTGTCTCTGTGAAGaactaacaacagctccagaccCTGAGGCTCTGTTTCAGGCATCTTCCAAAATGGCCAGG GTTGTTAGTGAGTACTTCCCTTCCGAACAGGCTACAGACTTTATTGAGACCACAATGGATAGTATGCTGTCTGCTAACCCCACCTGTGCCACGGCAGCTGGGCTATGGATGAAGATCATCCTAAAGGAGTGTGGAGATGCCATGCTGGACCAG GTGCCAGCTATCCTGGATATAATATATAGCCACATGTCTAATATCCAGGAGGGCAGCTTGAGGCAGTTCCTGCTGGAGGCAGTGCCCATTCTAGCTCACCAGCACCTAGAGGCAGTGATCTCCAGCCTCCTCAGCAAACGTCTGCCGATGGACAG TGACACCACTGAGCTGTGGAGATCTCTGGGGGGAGACCCCTTGCTTGCCACTCAAGTCCTACAGGTCCTAATAGAAAAAATAAAGACGTTAACAAGCCAAGAAGGAAGCGTCACCTCAGAGACTGAAACGGACAGGCATTTGGCAGTTGCTGAACCTCTCTCA GCAACATGTGCCATCTTTGAGGTGGTATCAGCACTGCAGTCGAGCAAAGCTGTgcaggagctgctcccagagttgTTTCCTGTTCTCCTGCAGCAGGTCAGCCGAACTTTAGGCCAAAAGATGCCTTTGCCAGTGATCAGCAGTCAGGAGTCATTCCAAAAAGACCGACAACATACTGAAGGCAACCCTTGCCG ATTTTCTGTCCAAGCATTTGAATCCATGCTTTCCAAAGTTGGGAATGTGAGACTGATGAGAGAACTCAGGGAGCAGGGAACGTGGATTCTACTTGAAAACCCCCAGACTCACTATGAGGGAGTGTGTCTGCTGGTGAG AGTTCTGCTAAGATCTGAACTAGTAACACCTGAGATCATCCAGAGCCTCCTCGCCTGGGTGAATTCCCCGACAGAAAACTATCGAGTCACCAGCACAGCTTTCCTTGCCCAG CTAATGAGTGATCCCATGCTCAGGGAGAAGAAGTTCCTTAAGAGTGTCTTACGCGTCTTGGAAGAAAGGTCACAGGATAGGAACAGCATTGTCCGTCAGATGGCTGTAAGAGGCCTAGGAAATATAGTCGATGGGGCGCCTCAGAAG GTGAAAAAGCACAAGAAGTTTCTTCTGGACATACTGATCCGGGCCTTACATGACATTTTCAGTTCTGAAGTCATTGGCGAGAGCATGAATGCACTGGCCAAAGTCCTGAAGACGCTGAAAGAGAAGGACATCGGTTCTTCCTTCAGAGACCTCACCCAACAGACCCGGACCTACTTTGACGAT GAGGATGATGCTCTTCGCTCAGTGGCCTTTGTCCTATTTGGCATCCTGGCTCAGTTgacaaagaaaaaatggaaggCCTATTTCACCGAGCAGGTTCGAAAGAGCTGGGTCACGCTTCTGCTGCACCTGCAAGACCCAAACCCCCAGGTTTCAATG AAATGCAGAGCTACATTTCACCTCTGTTTCCCGTTTTTGGGACTGAAGAGACTCCAACATGTGATTAATAAGCACCTTGATGACACAGCCAAGCTGAATCCTACAGAACTCCAGGAGGACATTTGCAGACACCTT GCATCATCCTGGAACACATAG
- the LOC127035672 gene encoding maestro heat-like repeat-containing protein family member 2B isoform X1 translates to MNLGSAEEELSCLCEELTTAPDPEALFQASSKMARVVSEYFPSEQATDFIETTMDSMLSANPTCATAAGLWMKIILKECGDAMLDQVPAILDIIYSHMSNIQEGSLRQFLLEAVPILAHQHLEAVISSLLSKRLPMDSDTTELWRSLGGDPLLATQVLQVLIEKIKTLTSQEGSVTSETETDRHLAVAEPLSATCAIFEVVSALQSSKAVQELLPELFPVLLQQVSRTLGQKMPLPVISSQESFQKDRQHTEGNPCRFSVQAFESMLSKVGNVRLMRELREQGTWILLENPQTHYEGVCLLVRVLLRSELVTPEIIQSLLAWVNSPTENYRVTSTAFLAQLMSDPMLREKKFLKSVLRVLEERSQDRNSIVRQMAVRGLGNIVDGAPQKVKKHKKFLLDILIRALHDIFSSEVIGESMNALAKVLKTLKEKDIGSSFRDLTQQTRTYFDDEDDALRSVAFVLFGILAQLTKKKWKAYFTEQVRKSWVTLLLHLQDPNPQVSMKCRATFHLCFPFLGLKRLQHVINKHLDDTAKLNPTELQEDICRHLAKENLELLENLYKTTLTYFYSSWEGIRAAAAKLAGIILEHIDMHLMKWLYRGYLLMYLQVLEKDPSPTVQLVATEIISDIRSGGVLEK, encoded by the exons ATGAACCTGGGGTCAGCGGAGGAGGAGCTGAGCTGTCTCTGTGAAGaactaacaacagctccagaccCTGAGGCTCTGTTTCAGGCATCTTCCAAAATGGCCAGG GTTGTTAGTGAGTACTTCCCTTCCGAACAGGCTACAGACTTTATTGAGACCACAATGGATAGTATGCTGTCTGCTAACCCCACCTGTGCCACGGCAGCTGGGCTATGGATGAAGATCATCCTAAAGGAGTGTGGAGATGCCATGCTGGACCAG GTGCCAGCTATCCTGGATATAATATATAGCCACATGTCTAATATCCAGGAGGGCAGCTTGAGGCAGTTCCTGCTGGAGGCAGTGCCCATTCTAGCTCACCAGCACCTAGAGGCAGTGATCTCCAGCCTCCTCAGCAAACGTCTGCCGATGGACAG TGACACCACTGAGCTGTGGAGATCTCTGGGGGGAGACCCCTTGCTTGCCACTCAAGTCCTACAGGTCCTAATAGAAAAAATAAAGACGTTAACAAGCCAAGAAGGAAGCGTCACCTCAGAGACTGAAACGGACAGGCATTTGGCAGTTGCTGAACCTCTCTCA GCAACATGTGCCATCTTTGAGGTGGTATCAGCACTGCAGTCGAGCAAAGCTGTgcaggagctgctcccagagttgTTTCCTGTTCTCCTGCAGCAGGTCAGCCGAACTTTAGGCCAAAAGATGCCTTTGCCAGTGATCAGCAGTCAGGAGTCATTCCAAAAAGACCGACAACATACTGAAGGCAACCCTTGCCG ATTTTCTGTCCAAGCATTTGAATCCATGCTTTCCAAAGTTGGGAATGTGAGACTGATGAGAGAACTCAGGGAGCAGGGAACGTGGATTCTACTTGAAAACCCCCAGACTCACTATGAGGGAGTGTGTCTGCTGGTGAG AGTTCTGCTAAGATCTGAACTAGTAACACCTGAGATCATCCAGAGCCTCCTCGCCTGGGTGAATTCCCCGACAGAAAACTATCGAGTCACCAGCACAGCTTTCCTTGCCCAG CTAATGAGTGATCCCATGCTCAGGGAGAAGAAGTTCCTTAAGAGTGTCTTACGCGTCTTGGAAGAAAGGTCACAGGATAGGAACAGCATTGTCCGTCAGATGGCTGTAAGAGGCCTAGGAAATATAGTCGATGGGGCGCCTCAGAAG GTGAAAAAGCACAAGAAGTTTCTTCTGGACATACTGATCCGGGCCTTACATGACATTTTCAGTTCTGAAGTCATTGGCGAGAGCATGAATGCACTGGCCAAAGTCCTGAAGACGCTGAAAGAGAAGGACATCGGTTCTTCCTTCAGAGACCTCACCCAACAGACCCGGACCTACTTTGACGAT GAGGATGATGCTCTTCGCTCAGTGGCCTTTGTCCTATTTGGCATCCTGGCTCAGTTgacaaagaaaaaatggaaggCCTATTTCACCGAGCAGGTTCGAAAGAGCTGGGTCACGCTTCTGCTGCACCTGCAAGACCCAAACCCCCAGGTTTCAATG AAATGCAGAGCTACATTTCACCTCTGTTTCCCGTTTTTGGGACTGAAGAGACTCCAACATGTGATTAATAAGCACCTTGATGACACAGCCAAGCTGAATCCTACAGAACTCCAGGAGGACATTTGCAGACACCTT GCCAAAGAGAATTTAGAACTGCTGGAGAACTTATACAAAACCACCCTCACGTACTTCTACAGCAGCTGGGAAGGGATCCGGGCAGCTGCCGCCAAGTTAGCTG GCATCATCCTGGAACACATAGACATGCACCTTATGAAGTGGCTGTACCGGGGATATCTGCTGATGT ATCTCCAGGTCCTAGAGAAAGATCCAAGTCCCACTGTCCAGCTGGTGGCAACTGAGATCATAAGTGACATCCGTTCTGGTGGAGTGCTTGAGAAATGA